One genomic segment of Streptomyces liangshanensis includes these proteins:
- a CDS encoding SDR family NAD(P)-dependent oxidoreductase, translated as MNLPVPAPDLPGPVPDLPASGRRVLVSGASRGLGRAVARAFAANGDVVAVHHGTRAADARRTLESLPGTGHVLVGGDLSDPAEVARVADEAAEGLGGIDVLVNNAAVNERHPLPTTSYEEWTETWQRHLSVNVLATALLSHRAARDMIDRGVAGRIVNVGSRGAFRGEPDHPAYGATKAAVHAMGQSLAVSLAPYGIGVASVAPGFFETERVATRLTGPEGDTIRAQSPFGRVGRVGEVASAVVWLASPEAVWSSGTILDLNGASHLR; from the coding sequence ATGAACCTGCCCGTGCCTGCCCCCGACCTGCCCGGGCCGGTCCCGGACCTGCCCGCCTCGGGGCGGCGGGTGCTCGTCAGCGGGGCCTCGCGGGGGCTGGGGCGGGCGGTCGCCCGGGCCTTCGCCGCCAACGGCGACGTGGTCGCCGTCCACCACGGGACCCGCGCCGCCGACGCCCGGCGCACGCTGGAGTCCCTGCCCGGTACGGGGCACGTGCTGGTGGGCGGCGACCTCTCCGACCCGGCGGAGGTGGCGCGGGTCGCGGACGAGGCGGCGGAGGGGCTGGGCGGGATCGACGTCCTGGTCAACAACGCGGCGGTCAACGAGCGGCATCCGCTGCCGACGACGTCGTACGAGGAGTGGACGGAGACGTGGCAACGCCACCTGTCCGTGAACGTGCTCGCCACGGCGCTGCTCAGCCACCGGGCGGCGCGGGACATGATCGACCGGGGGGTGGCGGGGCGGATCGTGAACGTCGGCTCACGCGGGGCGTTCCGGGGCGAGCCGGACCACCCCGCCTACGGCGCGACGAAGGCGGCGGTGCACGCGATGGGCCAGTCCTTGGCGGTGTCCCTGGCCCCGTACGGCATCGGGGTGGCGTCGGTGGCCCCGGGCTTCTTCGAGACGGAACGCGTCGCGACCCGGCTCACCGGCCCGGAGGGCGACACGATCCGCGCCCAGAGCCCGTTCGGGCGGGTGGGGAGGGTGGGGGAGGTGGCGTCGGCGGTGGTGTGGTTGGCGTCGCCGGAGGCGGTGTGGTCCTCGGGAACGATCCTGGACCTGAACGGAGCCTCCCACCTCCGCTGA
- a CDS encoding alkaline phosphatase PhoX: protein MPLTRREFSGKSALTGAGLVLTGAAGALATAPGALAAEDAPEVSCGPAPRPGYGPLVPDPAGMLALPAGFSYRVLTRSGVTRLETGEFTPSDHDGTATFEGPRGTTLLVNNHELDGPRADYPYPVPLTEGLVYDPAAAGGCTVVEAHRDGRTAEWVGIAGTSTNCAGGRTPWGTWLTCEENADRAGQNGMTKDHGFVFEVDPYDRRANRDPRPVKAFGRFEHEAVVIDPRTGHAYLTEDADGPNGLLYRWVPPKGFAHGRGRLRHLADDAGVLQAPRCFDAGGRFVDDLSRATRIGTVYGVDWLEVPDRQARTVEVREQFDDGDVTRARKLEGMWWADGGAYVVSSYARDESPGRPHDGQVWFYDPRRRTLTLKVLLGVNTDPDRDGAFDGPDNITVSPYGGLILAEDGEGVQHLFGATESGVTYPIARNDLNDSEFTGVVFSPDGAVLYANIQEPGIMLAVTGPWRRSPRR from the coding sequence ATGCCGCTGACCCGCAGGGAATTCTCCGGGAAGTCCGCCCTCACCGGCGCCGGCCTCGTCCTCACCGGCGCCGCCGGAGCCCTCGCGACCGCCCCCGGCGCGCTCGCCGCCGAGGACGCGCCCGAGGTGTCCTGCGGACCCGCGCCCCGGCCGGGCTACGGGCCGCTGGTCCCCGACCCCGCCGGGATGCTCGCGCTGCCGGCCGGATTCTCGTACCGCGTCCTCACCCGCAGCGGGGTCACCCGGCTGGAGACCGGCGAGTTCACGCCGTCGGACCACGACGGCACCGCCACGTTCGAGGGCCCGCGCGGTACGACGCTGCTGGTCAACAACCACGAGCTGGACGGTCCGCGCGCCGACTACCCGTACCCCGTACCGCTGACCGAGGGGCTGGTGTACGACCCGGCGGCGGCCGGCGGCTGCACCGTCGTCGAGGCGCACCGCGACGGCCGTACCGCCGAGTGGGTCGGCATCGCCGGGACCTCCACGAACTGCGCGGGCGGCCGCACCCCGTGGGGCACCTGGCTGACGTGCGAGGAGAACGCCGACCGGGCCGGCCAGAACGGGATGACCAAGGACCACGGCTTCGTCTTCGAGGTCGACCCGTACGACCGCCGGGCCAATCGCGACCCCCGGCCCGTCAAGGCGTTCGGCCGCTTCGAGCACGAGGCGGTCGTGATCGACCCGCGCACCGGGCACGCGTACCTGACGGAGGACGCGGACGGCCCCAACGGACTTCTCTACCGCTGGGTCCCGCCGAAGGGCTTCGCGCACGGCCGGGGCCGCCTCCGCCACCTCGCCGACGACGCGGGAGTGCTCCAGGCCCCGCGCTGCTTCGACGCCGGCGGGCGTTTCGTGGACGACCTCTCGCGCGCGACGCGGATCGGCACGGTGTACGGCGTGGACTGGCTGGAGGTGCCGGACCGGCAGGCGCGGACCGTCGAGGTGCGCGAGCAGTTCGACGACGGGGACGTCACCCGGGCCAGGAAGCTGGAGGGCATGTGGTGGGCGGACGGCGGCGCGTACGTCGTCTCCTCGTACGCCCGCGACGAGAGCCCCGGCCGCCCGCACGACGGGCAGGTGTGGTTCTACGACCCCCGGCGCCGCACGCTCACGCTCAAGGTGCTGCTCGGGGTCAACACCGATCCGGACCGGGACGGGGCCTTCGACGGGCCGGACAACATCACCGTCTCGCCGTACGGCGGGCTGATCCTCGCGGAGGACGGCGAGGGCGTCCAGCACCTCTTCGGGGCGACGGAGAGCGGGGTCACGTACCCCATCGCCCGCAACGACCTCAACGACAGCGAGTTCACGGGTGTCGTGTTCTCGCCGGACGGCGCCGTCCTGTACGCCAACATCCAGGAGCCGGGGATCATGCTGGCCGTCACCGGCCCCTGGCGGCGGTCGCCGCGGCGCTGA
- a CDS encoding TerD family protein, whose product MTAMTPGSNIPLPTAHVAVDVTAPVRLDVSGLLLTGDGKVRSDDDFIFYNQPTGPGVSYRSGGGTAPDAIVVDTGAVPAGIEKIVVTASPDAAGQSFQGIEPTATVRNAADGSVLATFTPPQLGAETALVIVEVYLRKGAWKVRAVGQGYANGLAGIATDFGVSVEEPAAAPAAAPAAPAQAPRAADPRVAAPPAPAAPPAPPAPAPSAPGSGKINLDKGRVSLQKNQTVSLVKGGRPLLSKVKMGLGWEPAYGGKDIDLDASVIAYGPDRKHLDSCYFGRLSILNGAIKHSGDNLTGEGAGDDEVIVVDLGRLPAEATGLVFTVNSFTGQKFNEVAKAYCRLIDAATDEELVRFDLTGAEPQTGVMMAKLIKQFSGEWEMTGLGEFVKSRTVRGMVKPAAKIL is encoded by the coding sequence ATGACAGCTATGACCCCCGGCTCGAACATCCCTCTTCCCACCGCCCACGTGGCGGTGGACGTCACCGCTCCGGTGCGGCTCGACGTATCGGGCCTGCTGCTCACCGGCGACGGCAAGGTGCGCTCCGACGACGACTTCATCTTCTACAACCAGCCGACGGGCCCCGGCGTGAGCTACCGCTCGGGCGGGGGCACGGCGCCGGACGCGATCGTCGTCGACACCGGCGCGGTGCCGGCCGGCATCGAGAAGATCGTGGTCACGGCCAGCCCGGACGCGGCGGGGCAGAGCTTCCAGGGCATCGAGCCCACGGCGACGGTCCGCAACGCGGCCGACGGCAGCGTGCTGGCCACCTTCACGCCCCCGCAGCTGGGCGCCGAGACGGCCCTGGTGATCGTCGAGGTCTACCTGCGCAAAGGCGCCTGGAAGGTCCGAGCCGTCGGCCAGGGGTACGCGAACGGGCTGGCCGGGATCGCCACCGACTTCGGCGTCTCGGTGGAGGAGCCCGCCGCGGCCCCCGCCGCCGCGCCCGCGGCCCCCGCGCAGGCCCCGCGCGCGGCCGACCCGCGCGTCGCCGCTCCCCCGGCCCCCGCGGCCCCGCCCGCGCCGCCCGCCCCGGCGCCCTCCGCGCCCGGCTCCGGCAAGATCAACCTGGACAAGGGCCGCGTCAGCCTCCAGAAGAACCAGACCGTCTCCCTGGTCAAGGGCGGCCGCCCGCTGCTCAGCAAGGTCAAGATGGGCCTCGGCTGGGAGCCGGCGTACGGCGGCAAGGACATCGACCTGGACGCCTCCGTCATCGCGTACGGCCCGGACCGCAAGCACCTGGACAGCTGCTACTTCGGCCGGCTGTCCATCCTCAACGGGGCGATCAAGCACTCCGGGGACAACCTGACGGGCGAGGGCGCGGGCGACGACGAGGTGATCGTCGTCGACCTCGGCCGGCTGCCCGCCGAGGCGACCGGCCTGGTCTTCACGGTCAACTCGTTCACGGGCCAGAAGTTCAACGAGGTGGCCAAGGCCTACTGCCGGCTGATCGACGCGGCCACCGACGAGGAGCTGGTGCGCTTCGACCTGACCGGCGCCGAGCCGCAGACGGGCGTGATGATGGCGAAGCTGATCAAGCAGTTCTCCGGCGAGTGGGAGATGACCGGCCTCGGGGAGTTCGTGAAGTCCCGCACGGTCCGCGGCATGGTGAAGCCCGCGGCCAAGATCCTCTGA
- a CDS encoding NAD-dependent epimerase/dehydratase family protein: MPAPRTVLLTGAAGGLGTLMRGLLPAYGYELRLFDSRPVEGEPGALTADLADKGALREAVDGVDAILHLAGISLEASFDKILKANIEGTYNLYEAARAAGIPRTVFASSNHAVGFTPRPQGDDPLIPVDTPRRPDTYYGLSKCFGEDLAQLYWDLHGMETVSVRIGSCFAEPTSVRMLSVWMSPADGARLFHAALTAEDVGHTVVYGSSANTRLWWDLSGARALGYDPRDDSEPYAAKLIAEQGELDPANPDHAHLGGHFTTHPPQWPH, translated from the coding sequence ATGCCCGCACCCCGCACCGTCCTGCTCACCGGCGCCGCCGGGGGCCTCGGCACCCTGATGCGGGGCCTGCTGCCCGCGTACGGCTACGAACTGCGCCTCTTCGACTCCCGGCCCGTCGAGGGCGAGCCGGGCGCCCTCACGGCCGATCTGGCGGACAAGGGCGCGCTGCGCGAGGCCGTGGACGGCGTCGACGCGATCCTCCACCTCGCGGGCATCTCCCTGGAGGCGTCCTTCGACAAGATCCTCAAGGCCAACATCGAGGGGACGTACAACCTGTACGAGGCGGCCCGCGCGGCCGGGATCCCCCGCACGGTCTTCGCCTCCAGCAACCACGCGGTCGGCTTCACCCCGCGCCCCCAGGGCGACGACCCGCTGATCCCGGTCGACACCCCGCGCAGGCCCGACACGTACTACGGCCTCTCCAAGTGCTTCGGCGAGGACCTCGCGCAGCTCTACTGGGACCTGCACGGCATGGAGACCGTCTCCGTCCGGATCGGTTCCTGCTTCGCCGAGCCGACCTCCGTACGGATGCTGTCCGTCTGGATGAGCCCCGCCGACGGCGCCCGGCTCTTCCACGCCGCGCTCACCGCCGAGGACGTCGGCCACACCGTCGTGTACGGCTCCTCCGCCAACACCCGGCTGTGGTGGGACCTGTCCGGCGCGCGGGCCCTCGGCTACGACCCCCGGGACGACTCGGAGCCGTACGCCGCGAAGCTGATCGCCGAGCAGGGCGAACTGGACCCGGCCAACCCGGACCACGCGCACCTCGGCGGCCACTTCACGACCCACCCGCCGCAGTGGCCCCACTGA
- a CDS encoding 5-dehydro-4-deoxyglucarate dehydratase, with translation MTSAPLAARLTRVEGPLFFPVTAYGPDGTLDLDAFRAHVRGGVDAGAAAVFACCGTGEFHALTPDEFRDCVAAAVEETAGEVPVVAGAGYGTALAIQYARLAEEAGADGLLAMPPYLVFADQEGLLRHYTELAAATSLETIVYQRDNAVLTPETAVALAQVDGIIGLKDGFGDLDLMQRIVSTVRRELPGREFLYFNGLPTAELTGLAYRGIGITLYSSAVFAFAPDIALAFHRALNSGDDVTANRLLDGFYVPLVELRNQGRGYAVSLVKAGVRLGGLDVGEVRPPLGEPLALHVKELAALIERGRALLADIASDAAPGAGGDA, from the coding sequence GTGACCTCAGCCCCGCTCGCCGCCCGACTCACCCGAGTGGAGGGGCCGCTGTTCTTCCCCGTCACCGCGTACGGTCCCGACGGCACACTCGACCTCGACGCGTTCCGCGCGCACGTCAGAGGGGGCGTCGACGCGGGAGCCGCGGCGGTGTTCGCCTGCTGCGGCACCGGCGAGTTCCACGCCCTCACCCCCGACGAGTTCCGCGACTGCGTCGCCGCCGCCGTGGAGGAGACCGCCGGCGAGGTGCCCGTCGTGGCCGGCGCCGGCTACGGCACCGCCCTCGCGATCCAGTACGCGCGGCTCGCCGAGGAGGCCGGCGCGGACGGGCTGCTCGCCATGCCCCCCTACCTGGTGTTCGCCGACCAGGAGGGCCTGCTGCGCCACTACACCGAGCTGGCCGCGGCGACCTCGCTGGAGACCATCGTCTACCAGCGGGACAACGCCGTCCTCACCCCCGAGACCGCCGTCGCGCTCGCCCAGGTCGACGGCATCATCGGCCTCAAGGACGGCTTCGGCGACCTCGACCTGATGCAGCGGATCGTCAGCACCGTCCGCCGCGAGCTGCCCGGGCGGGAGTTCCTCTACTTCAACGGGCTGCCCACCGCCGAACTCACCGGGCTCGCCTACCGGGGCATCGGCATCACGCTCTACTCCTCCGCCGTCTTCGCGTTCGCCCCCGACATCGCCCTCGCCTTCCACCGGGCGCTCAACAGCGGCGACGACGTGACGGCCAACCGGCTCCTCGACGGCTTCTACGTCCCGCTGGTCGAGCTGCGCAACCAGGGGCGCGGGTACGCGGTCTCGCTGGTCAAGGCGGGGGTACGGCTGGGCGGGCTGGACGTCGGCGAGGTGCGGCCGCCGCTCGGCGAACCGCTCGCCCTGCACGTCAAGGAACTCGCCGCGCTCATCGAGCGGGGGCGTGCGCTGCTCGCGGACATCGCGTCCGATGCCGCTCCCGGTGCGGGGGGCGACGCGTGA
- a CDS encoding MFS transporter: protein MRIKGDRDRGGGVLRDHDARLYLAGVVVSGFGTSAMWLAAGIWVKSLTGSDSLAALTVLAMWAPTLAGPVLGTVADRVRRRPLLIVCNLGMALLLTALLAVDSADRVWIVFAVLFVYGTAGVVMDAAENALIAGVLDQRLLGAFNGLRLTANEGMKLLAPLAGAALYARFGGGRVALLDAATFALAGCLFGLMRVREPRPSPAAGGGWRAATAEGVRRLRATPAVRPLVGAAAVTMLLAGLNGAAVYAVVDEGLGRSPAYVGVLYAVQGAGSVLVGLLAGPLLRRLPERGFAAAGVAVFAVSLGVRALPYDAAVLASAVGVGAGLPCVLIAAMTALQREVPPAELGRVSATATTLMYAPNAVGLALGAGAVALTNPTPLLATASLIALATAWHLTHHPN, encoded by the coding sequence ATGCGAATCAAGGGAGATCGGGACCGCGGCGGCGGCGTACTGCGCGACCACGACGCACGGCTCTACCTGGCCGGGGTGGTGGTGTCCGGCTTCGGCACCTCGGCGATGTGGCTGGCCGCCGGGATCTGGGTCAAGTCCCTGACCGGCTCGGACAGCCTGGCGGCGCTCACCGTCCTCGCGATGTGGGCGCCGACGCTGGCGGGGCCGGTCCTGGGGACGGTCGCCGACCGGGTGCGCCGGCGGCCGCTGCTGATCGTCTGCAACCTCGGCATGGCGCTGCTGCTGACGGCCCTCCTCGCCGTCGACTCGGCGGACCGGGTCTGGATCGTCTTCGCCGTGCTGTTCGTGTACGGGACGGCCGGGGTCGTCATGGACGCGGCGGAGAACGCGCTGATCGCCGGGGTGCTCGACCAGCGGCTCCTGGGCGCCTTCAACGGGCTGCGCCTGACGGCCAACGAGGGCATGAAGCTCCTGGCGCCGCTGGCGGGGGCGGCGCTGTATGCGCGCTTCGGGGGCGGGCGGGTGGCGCTGCTGGACGCGGCGACGTTCGCCTTGGCGGGCTGCCTCTTCGGGCTGATGCGGGTGCGGGAGCCCCGGCCCTCCCCGGCCGCCGGGGGCGGGTGGCGGGCGGCGACGGCGGAGGGAGTACGGAGGCTGCGGGCCACCCCGGCCGTGCGCCCGCTCGTGGGGGCGGCCGCGGTGACGATGCTGCTGGCCGGGTTGAACGGCGCGGCGGTGTACGCGGTGGTCGACGAGGGGCTCGGCCGCTCCCCCGCGTACGTGGGCGTGCTGTACGCGGTGCAGGGGGCCGGCTCGGTCCTCGTCGGCCTGCTGGCGGGCCCGCTGCTGCGACGGCTGCCGGAACGGGGGTTCGCGGCGGCGGGGGTCGCGGTGTTCGCGGTGTCCCTCGGGGTACGGGCGCTCCCGTACGACGCGGCGGTCCTGGCGAGCGCGGTGGGGGTGGGGGCGGGGTTGCCGTGCGTCCTGATCGCCGCGATGACGGCGCTGCAACGGGAGGTGCCTCCGGCGGAGCTGGGACGGGTGTCGGCGACCGCGACGACGCTGATGTACGCGCCCAACGCGGTGGGGTTGGCGCTGGGCGCCGGGGCGGTGGCCCTCACGAACCCGACCCCGCTCCTCGCGACAGCGTCACTCATCGCCCTGGCCACAGCCTGGCACCTCACGCACCACCCCAACTAA
- a CDS encoding NCS2 family permease, with product MSGEATNENGSAVDRYFKISERGSTFAREIRGGFATFFTMAYILVLNPIILGSAQDKFGAHLSGPQLVTATALVAAVMTAIMGLGGNLPLAIAAGLGLNAVVAFQLAPLMSWPDAMGLVVLEGLVICVLVVTGLREAIMNAIPQSLKQAISVGIGLFIAFIGFIDAGFVTRIPGDTGSVPVQLGASGHLAGWPVLVFCLGVLLTLALVARKVKGAILLGIVVTTLFAVVINQIADIKPAAWGLTVPSVPDDLVAAPDFGLIGHFSLFGAFQQIGVVTLVLLVFTLILSDFFDTMGTVVGVSNEAGLLDENGKVPNLGRVLLIDGVAAVAGGAASASSNTAYIESAAGVGEGARTGFASVVTGSLFGLSLFLAPLALVVPAQAAAPALIVVGFLLMSQVRHIDWEKYEIAVPAFLTIAVMPFTYSITNGIGAGFVAYVVIKTVLGKAREVHWLLWATTALFVVYFAIDPIERWIG from the coding sequence ATGTCAGGCGAGGCGACCAACGAGAACGGAAGTGCCGTGGACCGGTACTTCAAGATCAGCGAGCGGGGTTCGACCTTCGCCCGGGAGATACGGGGCGGATTCGCCACGTTCTTCACGATGGCCTACATACTCGTCCTCAACCCGATCATCCTCGGCAGCGCCCAGGACAAGTTCGGCGCCCACCTTTCCGGGCCCCAGCTGGTCACCGCCACCGCGCTGGTCGCCGCCGTCATGACCGCGATCATGGGGCTCGGCGGCAACCTGCCGCTCGCCATCGCGGCCGGGCTCGGCCTGAACGCCGTGGTCGCGTTCCAGCTCGCCCCGCTCATGAGTTGGCCCGACGCCATGGGGCTCGTGGTGCTGGAGGGCCTGGTGATCTGCGTCCTCGTCGTCACCGGCCTGCGCGAGGCCATCATGAACGCCATCCCGCAGTCGCTCAAGCAGGCCATCAGCGTCGGCATCGGGCTGTTCATCGCCTTCATCGGCTTCATCGACGCGGGCTTCGTCACCCGCATCCCCGGCGACACCGGCTCCGTCCCGGTCCAGCTCGGCGCGAGCGGGCACCTCGCGGGCTGGCCGGTCCTCGTCTTCTGCCTCGGCGTCCTCCTCACCCTCGCGCTCGTGGCCCGCAAGGTGAAGGGCGCGATCCTCCTCGGCATCGTCGTGACGACCCTCTTCGCCGTGGTCATCAACCAGATCGCCGACATCAAGCCCGCCGCGTGGGGGCTGACCGTGCCGTCCGTCCCCGACGACCTCGTCGCCGCCCCGGACTTCGGGCTCATCGGCCACTTCAGCCTCTTCGGCGCCTTCCAGCAGATCGGCGTGGTCACCCTCGTCCTGCTGGTCTTCACCCTCATCCTGAGCGACTTCTTCGACACGATGGGCACCGTCGTCGGCGTCTCCAACGAGGCCGGCCTCCTCGACGAGAACGGCAAGGTCCCGAACCTCGGCCGCGTCCTGCTCATCGACGGAGTGGCGGCGGTGGCGGGCGGCGCGGCCTCCGCCTCGTCCAACACCGCGTACATCGAATCGGCGGCGGGCGTCGGCGAAGGCGCCCGTACCGGCTTCGCCTCCGTCGTCACCGGCTCCCTGTTCGGCCTCTCCCTCTTCCTCGCGCCGCTCGCCCTGGTCGTCCCGGCGCAGGCGGCGGCGCCCGCGCTCATCGTGGTGGGCTTCCTGCTGATGTCGCAGGTGCGCCACATCGACTGGGAGAAGTACGAGATCGCCGTCCCGGCCTTCCTGACGATCGCCGTCATGCCGTTCACGTACTCCATCACCAACGGCATCGGCGCCGGCTTCGTCGCGTACGTCGTCATCAAGACCGTGCTGGGCAAGGCGCGTGAGGTGCACTGGCTGCTCTGGGCCACCACGGCCCTGTTCGTCGTCTACTTCGCGATCGACCCGATCGAGCGGTGGATCGGCTGA
- a CDS encoding amidase, translating into MSRTLNRRVFLAGSAAAAGAVVGGTALAAPAAASPATTAGRATAGPAPYVPDLPVRDAARRDPTEATLAEAAVLMRRRKLTSATLVEAYLDRIEAFDSTYQAYAVVTGATALTAARKADREGGRGVLSGIPLCIKDNYFTRGVPTRCNSTIFEDFVPDHDATAVARLTAAGGIVLGKGQMGPLATTRATTPDGTVTTVNAWTPDNPATDPGGSSTGPACSVAGRMASSSIGTQTGGSIVLPSNRQNLTGLKPTMGRVSAHGVIPLSYTRDHPGPLARDAMDAALMLAVMAGPDPSDPRTLGLPRLPDLVRAATPVLSRGKVKLRRATRIGVPADFLSGAADVRRAFLTTLDALPGVTLVDVTYPADWGLLTGTFNDARLSERTEPFRHWLREDPAKFGVSLLSWLQGLMLSGDEWITAQRAKNHLLREVLDGVMARCDVLLQTGPVPFDILGLPEIAFPAGFVAGIPSGVILGGQPYEEDRLLEVVAAYQAVTDWHTRRPADPAPPAAGRRLAAAPRPRLSAEEAAAQSA; encoded by the coding sequence ATGAGCCGCACCCTCAACCGCCGTGTCTTCCTCGCCGGTTCGGCCGCCGCGGCCGGTGCGGTCGTAGGCGGTACGGCCCTGGCCGCGCCCGCTGCCGCGAGCCCCGCCACCACGGCCGGCCGCGCCACCGCGGGCCCCGCGCCGTACGTCCCCGACCTCCCCGTACGGGACGCGGCCCGCCGCGACCCCACCGAGGCGACGCTCGCCGAGGCCGCCGTCCTGATGCGGCGGCGCAAACTGACGTCCGCGACGCTCGTCGAGGCGTACCTCGACCGGATCGAGGCCTTCGACTCCACGTACCAGGCGTACGCCGTGGTCACCGGCGCGACCGCGCTCACCGCCGCCCGCAAGGCCGACCGGGAGGGCGGACGCGGGGTGTTGAGCGGCATCCCGCTCTGTATCAAGGACAACTACTTCACCCGCGGGGTGCCGACCCGCTGCAACTCGACTATCTTCGAGGACTTCGTCCCCGACCACGACGCGACCGCCGTCGCCCGGCTCACCGCCGCCGGCGGAATCGTCCTGGGCAAGGGACAGATGGGCCCGCTCGCCACCACCCGGGCGACCACGCCCGACGGGACCGTCACCACCGTCAACGCCTGGACCCCCGACAACCCCGCGACGGACCCAGGCGGTTCGTCCACCGGGCCCGCCTGCTCCGTGGCCGGACGGATGGCGTCCTCGTCCATCGGCACCCAGACCGGCGGTTCCATCGTCCTGCCCTCCAACCGGCAGAACCTCACCGGCCTCAAGCCCACGATGGGCCGCGTCTCCGCGCACGGCGTCATCCCCCTCTCGTACACCCGGGACCACCCCGGACCGCTCGCGCGCGACGCCATGGACGCCGCGCTCATGCTCGCGGTGATGGCCGGCCCGGACCCGTCCGACCCGCGCACCCTCGGGCTGCCGCGCCTGCCGGATCTCGTACGGGCCGCCACCCCGGTCCTGTCCCGGGGGAAGGTGAAACTGCGCCGCGCGACCCGGATCGGGGTGCCCGCCGACTTCCTGAGCGGCGCCGCCGACGTGCGCCGGGCGTTCCTCACCACGCTCGACGCCCTTCCGGGGGTGACGCTGGTCGACGTCACGTACCCCGCCGACTGGGGACTGCTCACCGGCACGTTCAACGACGCCCGGCTGTCGGAGCGCACCGAGCCGTTCCGGCACTGGCTCCGGGAGGACCCCGCCAAGTTCGGTGTGTCGCTGCTCAGTTGGCTCCAGGGGCTGATGCTCTCCGGTGACGAGTGGATCACCGCCCAGAGGGCCAAGAACCACCTGCTGCGCGAGGTTCTCGACGGGGTCATGGCCCGCTGCGACGTGCTGCTCCAGACGGGGCCGGTGCCCTTCGACATCCTCGGCCTGCCCGAGATCGCGTTCCCGGCCGGGTTCGTCGCGGGCATCCCCTCCGGCGTGATCCTCGGCGGGCAGCCGTACGAGGAGGACCGGCTGCTGGAGGTCGTGGCGGCCTACCAGGCGGTCACCGACTGGCACACCCGCCGCCCGGCCGACCCGGCACCGCCGGCCGCGGGCAGGCGGCTCGCCGCCGCGCCGCGCCCGCGGCTGAGCGCGGAGGAGGCGGCGGCGCAGAGCGCGTAG